A region of the Bombus pyrosoma isolate SC7728 linkage group LG15, ASM1482585v1, whole genome shotgun sequence genome:
GAAGTTGACACGTTAGCTACCAACTATATAGAATCGGGGACAAAGTAAGTGGGCAAGCAGGTGGAACTAGTTTTAATGTTGTGCACTTACATcccttttatttcatatcgttACAGTACATAGATTATTCAGGAAATAAACAGGAAATAACAAGTCGTATTTAACGAAACTACAGTGACAAAAACACCTCCTACTTATCCACTTACTTTTATCCAAACgtgttaaatgaaatatctagTAGCCAAATTGATCCATTCCGCGTTCTATTATTCCAACAATTTTCTGATTACTACACGTTATTCGTATTCTCGTTGGAAGACACCTGacgtatttctataaattttcttatagcACAGAAATCGTGTAAATAATAGTGAATTCtaggataaattaaataagcaaatttcaataatttcatcgCTCTTTTAACTTTTCAATTTGTGAAACTAATCAACGTGGTTTCTGAGTTACTGAATTTGACGTGTTTGAAAATTGTCGTTGTTTCATAGCTACTCATGCTCATCATCGTACAAATGGAGTTGTATTTAGACAGTAGCGACGCCAAGAAGAATCTAGACGCTCTACTATTAATTACCTGCGGCATTTTGGCGTTATCAAAGATCATACGTTTTCGTATTCAGCCTGATGGCCttgtttccaattttatcTCGGCGATTAGAGATTATAACGAACTGAAAGACCAAGAGAAACGAGTGATAATGCGAAGACACGCTTATATGGGTAGACTGGTGTCTGCTAGTGtgatattttcttcgtgcATCGGTTCGACTCTTTACTTGACTATCCCTATACTGGctggaaatgaagaaaaagatatagttAACGTAACGAAAGAAAGTATAATGGATTATCCTATACCTTCCGAATGTGTAATGGGCGTTATACAATTGCCGGATAATTTGTTCTTTATGGTTTTTATCATAGAGTACTTGATGCTGTTATTCACGAGCACTGGAAATCTAGGTAATGAATCGCCGTGTCCAATGAATCACCCATTGTCAGGAGCCATGCTAATTAATCCATAGAttttaacgaagaagaaagatcaacataattttcttaaatgcAATGAACtgcctttttttatttgcgtTGGCTTTTTAGAATCAGTCCTTGAGACTTGAAGTACGATTTTCTTcgcaatttaatttacataaatatagtactctgtatttaaaataaactcTAGGCTCGGTATAACGCAAAGTATAATGAGGAATTTGAAGAGTTGGACGTGTATCTTGTGTGTGTGCAACATGCTTATGCCTCCAgatgttgaaattaattattcgttttgaacaatgaaattaagaacgcgataaaaaatggaattgatCAGTTTGGCTTCTGAAAGATACATAGACAGATACTTGGCCAGAGTAGCGCAAGAATCTAGCtcatttgtttgaaatatgaattagGAAGCGATACGTTGTTCTTcggtattatttttcatctgtGCGGTCAGGTAGAAATTCTGAGATTAGAGTTCAATAGACTAGGTAACAAGAACGAAAGAACAATGGAACGTTTCATCGTGTTAATCAAGAGGCACATTTACTTATTGAACCTAACCCACATGCTGAACGAGACAATTAGCTCTATCTTGGTTATGCAACTACTCTCGAGCTGTGTGCTTATTTGTACAACCGGTAAGCGTTCTTATCTcgcttaataaaataacacgtAGCCTGgtatatgaatatttgaatacaaTTGATATATAGGATATTCATCATCTATTTTTAGGATTTCAACTTATTCTCGATCTGAGCATCGGAAACATAGTCATGATGATAAAAGGATTTATAGTTCTCAACGCTATGTTGGTGCAACTATTTGCATACAGTTATGTGGGCGATTATTTAACACGCCAAATGAAAGGTATCAGCGACTCGGTGTATTTTTGCAACTggtacgatatatcgaaaagTATGGcgaaagatattatttacgttattatGAGAGCTCAATATCCAGTGTTCTTGAAGGCTGGCAATTTCTTTATCGTCAATATGGAAACGTATATGAGTATTCTGAAAACTTCTATGTCATATCTTTCAGTCCTTCGAGTAATGGTAAATGCTTGAAGTGGTATGAACCTaataaagtacaataaaatataaagtattttctttctttctggtatatacataaatattaaaaagtcaaGGAGTATATTTTTgtccatatattttattaagactCGTTTAAAATCTCataatctatataattattactgaTAAATCATAAATTCGTCACTTTCATCACCCTGCTACTTCTATTGTAAGAGAGTTAAATGTCTACTATTTTCTAAACTCTGCCAAATTAAATTCGTGTAAAAACAAGTATAATTAGTATATTACCTTGATCACCGCACCCTGTGTATTGTATTCAAAACCAGATTTCGTGTTCCTGGTTTGCTTGAGCACGAAAGAGCACAAGCATCGGTGCATAAAAGAGCTTCACCTTGATGATAAGGTTACTCCAACAtctgtacaaaatataacattagTCTTACCGACTTTTTGATAAATCCGATTTTTAGACTACTTCCTTACTCATCCTCCCTCTTTTAAATCCGGCAAAATGCTACACGATATCTATCCCTTGCACCGATTCTTTCCTCGATGGACATTTGGTTTGAATCCAATTTTAGAGAGCTGTTGCGAAATTTACTGCATTCCTCCAAGGAATTGCCCTTTGTAATCCCTGAAGCAACAAAGGCGATATTACTCTTAGTCAGCGAAGAAGaacaacgatattttctctcACGTAAGACtcaaattttcatacaaataaATGCGCACAGAGCACAATTTAGTCTGTTGAACACTGAGTATACAACTGTTTGGATCAATGCAtgcgattaaataaataattttgatgcAATTTTGAGTCTCTCCGAACACGATCTTACCCTTCGCTTGCGTTCAAACATAATCGATTGCAATTTAGACGTTTTACTTCCACTACTTTCCCTGTAGCATAGGGTATCTTCTTACTataagaaaatagattttCGTTCTTTACATTTGCTTACATACCGTTGCAACTCGCATCTAATAGTTTGCATGaaagttaaatattctttgaaaacaCAGACCAATTTTCGAAACGCATGATCTATTTAACAATTTACCATATAAGTTGAGTATTCTTTGAAAACAGAGACCAATTTTCGAAACGGAAGGTGCCGAACGACGGAAAATGCAGTATTAATCGTACAGCGGATCGGCAATAACGTATTTACCTGCGAAGTAACTGCCACTGGAATTACCTTGGAAATGTGCACGTGGTATAGAATTGGTAACCTATTGGACGGCAGATAATTGAGCGATtacagtaaaataaaagataagaaaatacacacaatttgttaatatatgggaagaaagagagggacgGTACTCGCGTCGACGTAGAATTATTTCTTGATCTTCGTTTTCGAGGATGAAGGAGTCGTCGAGGAAAGACTTCGCTTACGCGATGACACCGATGAAGATCGTATCGTGGCCTGTTGGTACCTGGCCTCTTCAAAATTACGGTTTTTTTTCCGCTATGCGTGGCATCATTGTGATCTCTCTTGTGGTATGACATTTTTTTGATACTGTTTCCATGTGAATATGTTTGCATTTCGTTATACAGTATCAAGAACAAAAATAAGTGGACAAACGAATGGAACCAattgtagtattatatatgtagctacgttttactttttattgtatatcgtATAGTGCATAGATTATTTAGCAGATAATTGAAagtgatatttatatttttgtataaacaagCCGTATCTGATTGatgtttgctttttctttcgtaagaTTTGCTAAACATTTAACTAAACtttgaatgtaaattaaatactcGGTGAAAGATTGCCTTTTTCAGAAAACACTGACATTTCGGTAGAATATTTTGAGTTACCACAATACTTGTTTCCACTATCTGTCCGTTTGCTTTTGTCCGAACGTGTTAAACGAACTTTCTACAATCCGAATTGATCCACCTTTTGTTAATTCCACGATTTAATTACTACTGCATATTATTTGCGTTCTtcataaaaaacaaatgacttatttttatcgatttatttgtGACAAGCGGATTGTGTAAATAATAGCGAATTCAAAGGTAGATTAAAGaagcaaattttaataatttcatcgctcttcttacttttttaatttgcgaGCCTGATCGATAGGGTCTCCGAGTAGCTGAAATTGACGCTTTTAagaattttcgttcttttacaGTTGCTAATGCTAGCGATCTTGCAAATGGAAATGTACTTAGACAGCGGCGACGCCGGTAAAAACGTGGACGctttgatattaataacaagCGGCGTTGTGGCTTTGTCAAAAATTATATGGTTTCGTATTCGACCTGCTGGccttatttccaattttaccTCCGCGGTTAAGGATTATGAAGAATTGGAGGGTCAGGACAAACGATTGATAGTACGAAGACATGCTTATATAGGCAGAGTAGCATCTGCCACTgtgatattttcttcgtacatCGGCTCCACTCTTTACATGACTATTCCTATGCTGGctggaaatgaagaaaaacaTATAGTTAACGTAACAGAAGAAAGTACAACGGACTACCCTATACCTTCCGAATATGTAATGGCCGTTATACAATTGCCGgataatttgtactttatgGTTTTTATCATAGAGTACTTGATGCTGTTATTCACGAGCACTGGAAATCTAGGTAATGACTCACGTGTCCAATGAATCACCCATTGTCAGGAGCCATGCTAATTAATCCATAGATTttaacgaaaaagaaagattaatataattttcttaaatgcAATGGActgctttttttattttcgttggCTTTTTACAATCAGTCCTTGAGACTTGACGTACGattttctttgcaattttacttatataaatatggtactctatattgaaaataaaccCTAGACTCATTATAACTCAAAGTATAATGAGCAATTTGAAGATTTGGACGTGTACCTTGTGTGTGTGCAACATGCTTATACCTCCAgatgttgaaattaattattcgttttgaacaatgaaattaagaacgcgataaaaaatggaattgatCAGTTTGGCTTCTGAAAGGTATATATACAGATACTTGCTCAGAGTAGCGTAAAAATCTTGCTCATTCGGTGTGAAATCTGAACTAGGAAGCGATTCGTTGCTCTTCGGTATCATTTTTCATCTGTGCGGCCAAGTAGAAATTTTGAAGCTGGAATTCAATAAACTGGccaatgaaaatgaaagaataatggaacgttttatcgtattaatcAAGAGGCATGTTTACTTACTGAACCTGGCCAAGATGCTGAACGAGACGATCAGCTCTGTCTTGGTCGTGCAACTATTCACGAGTTGTATACTTATTTGTACAACGGGTGAACACTTTTCCTCATTTAATGAAATCATACGAAGCTCGATggcataaatttatttaaatacgatCAATGTGTTTGAACGATTTGTATCCATTTTTAggatttcaatttattctcGATCTGAGCGTTGGGAACATCGTCATGGCGATGAAAACATTTATAGTAATGAGCTGTCTGTTGGTTCAATTGTTTGCATACAGTTACGTGGGTGAATATTTAAAGCGTCAAATGGAGAGCGTCGGCGACTCTGTGTACTTCTGCAGCTGGTATCATATACCGAAAAATGTGGCAAAAGGTATTGTTTTTGTCATTATGAAAAGCCAAGATCCAGTTTCCTTGAAAGCTGGGAAATTCTTTATCGTCAATATGGAAACGTACATGAATATTCTGAAAACATCGATGTCGTATCTTTCAGTTCTTCGAGTAATGGTAAATCCttgaaatgttaatataataaagcagaataaaatattaaatattatactttcagTGATTCaatattcgtttcaaattcatttaGAGTTGAATGTGCGTAGTAGATTGTATTGAATGTAGCCATTGACTAAAGACGGGATTGACGTGACAACTTGACATTGAATGGAACTTTACGGCTCAAATGTAAAAAACTAGAAAATACCTGTAAAATAACTAGAAAAGATCTGAGTGTTTCTTGCAGCCTCTCCGAATTGCTACTGCGAACGTAGGAAAATTATACTCGTCCCGATAGTCAACAATGATGGAGTCAGTAGCTACGAAAGgatcttcttttcctcctcgCGAGCAACTTTTCTTCCACGCATCATCGCTACCATCGTATGCCTCTCCTCGTTTTCGCAGTTAAAAAATACGAAGGCAGAGATCTGATCTTGGCGATGTCACGCGAACGAAAGTCGTTTCTCTGCATGTGGCGTCAATATGACTTTTGAGTAGCTAAAATTGACACGTTTCAAAGTTATCGTTCTTTTATAGTTACTAATGCTAATGATCGTGCAAACGGAAATGTACTTCGACAGAATCGATGCCGAAAAGAACCTTGACGCCCTACTATTAATTGCCTGCGGTATTTTGGCGGTGTCAAAGGTTATGTGGTTTCGTATTCGACCAGCTGGtcttatttcgaattttaccTCGGCGGTCAAGGATTATGAGAGGAAGATATGATTTATGTCATTATGAGAAGTCAAGATCCAGTTTCCTTGAAGGCTGGCAAATTCTTCATCGTCAACATGGAAACGTACATGAGTattctgaaaatttcgatGTCGTACCTTTCAGTGCTTCGAGCAATGGCAAATGCTTGAAGTGGTATTAGTCCAATAAAGCacaatacaataataaatattatacctttgatgattcaatattcatttcaaatattcgaaatcaAATTGATTTGAAGCCAAATGTGCGCAATAGATCGTCTCAGTAGACTGTTATAATCGATAATTCGTCGAATGGCCAATAGATGGTATTGCAGCGTCGGTTGTGTCTAGCGTTCTGGATTGGCTACTCTCGCATACCTACTTTATCGACATAGGGGAAAGATTTGAGTAGTCTTCAAActtcgatttttaataacaaatatctatAGACTGTTCAACTTATACGCTCATTATATAACGcttatacaaacattttatgaATGCTATGTGTTATACTTCCacattctgaaatttcattaacgctgAAATGAGATttgattttcataattatattggCAAAGTTTGAAGCAAATCTCGGAATATATAGatccataaaatatatttattttatgcttAAGATGGCTATCTATGCTGTACTAATATCTTAGTAAATACatgttttcaataaatatcttgcaatttctGCAATCATGCGTTATACCTGCTACTGTGCtaacgaaattcgaaaatgttttatacgtataacaaTCGTAACACACACAAATGTTTTCCGTGATAAGCATTCATAAACATTCACTCTTACTTTCTTTCGAACTTTACCAATGTCATCGTGATAACGAATGACCTAATGTAAATTGTCTACCTAGCACAAttcttttttgtatattccctgcaatttcgataaaaaccTGGCAGGCAAGAGGATTAATAACTCACCCCTTAAATCACTCGTACAGCTGTCGAAGTAGCTTCTCTTCAGTTTCGATTGCGTTAAAAAATACAGTAACGTTTAGTTACACAAGCGTGCTGTTAAGCTTGAAAAACACCATTGAGAGATCAGAACTCTTATTTCCAACTACATTTTGCTTCACGAACTCCGCTGCTCGATGCGGAATACAGAAGTTTCGCTACGATGCACTAAGCTCTACAATGTCAAAATGTTCTTCTCTATTATCTAGCACGATGACTATTACGCAATTTGAATACTCGGCTCTACAATGTCACATAAtgttttttctatattaactACATTCTTTGATCTCTTTTGATTTCTTGGAGACAACATGTCATGTCTGTGACTTCATTCGCCGCttcgttaataattgataGTATTCATGTTTGAGAAAACCATAAAGCTTCCGGAAACAGTTGCAACCACAGTCTTCTACCATCTGTTCTACCATCTTATTTCGGTTTGTTTCTCTACATTTTTTgttgtatgaaaatatagGTTTGTTCAAACTCTCCTGAGTGCATGAATAATAGATCAAAGAAGAGAACGTATGCACGTAAGTGGGCGTGACTGTCTTCGTGTACGCGTCACGATAAATCATACGTCgaatcgaaataaacgaaagtaGTAGAGAGGAGTGTCATTGAGAGGCATACCTCACAGTAAAGtctgttttcaaaaaatgcGCGAGAAGGCAGCAATCGAGGAATACGCACGGAATTTTCTAGTGCAGGAGACGGTGTTGAAAGTAGTTGGTATTTGGCCCACGAGAAACGGATCCTCCTTTGGTCGATGGATTTTCGCGATGATGACGCAAGTAAGTTTGAGAACGTAGTAAATAGCAGGCTTGggcattatttaaatacagtGGAGCTTCATTTATATGATCTTGTCGGATACAAATAGTTTATATAACAGGAGTTCGATGATTCTCTCTGCTATCTGTGATTTTTTGTTCACATAGTCGAAGTTCACGTTCAAATTACTAGATTCAAATAGCGAAAGTTAGTCTAATCGGTTAGTGATTAAAATTTAGTTGGAATAAGTAGagtttatttaaacgaaattgtaCCGAACAGTAGAGCGTCGTTTATCGGAAGAGGCCGGAGGACAATGCCATATAACTcaaatgtaattgaaattaaaacaattgcAAGAGCAAATGCCATTCCATTATAAAACGAATCGTCTGTATTATTTATGACTTGAATATATTCGAAACACAAAgcttgaaattcaaattaacattaaaacgAAACTCACTTTACTTAAAAGAGGATTTACAATTAGGATAGAACATTATTTGAGAATGATTACCTTAACCTTCAGATATGAAATGAAACTACTTTCCTTATGTTGTttctacaataaaaataattcattatttttgtatcttcgtttaaacgaaaatttgCCCAAGCCTGATAAATAATCGTCGAATATCAGAGATCGGCTAGATCTTCCTAGGAATCCTTTCCATAATTAGGTCAGTACTATCTGCAGCCTGTCTCTGGAAGTTTATCGTCACTGTCTCGACATCGACGACACGATGGATGCGTTCGTCATGGATCTTTCTTCCATCGTCAGCCTCGCGAAACTGTTCATCATGCGCCGGAATTCGAAGCACGCTTACGTTCTTATAAATTCAGTTCTGAAGGACTGGTCGGCTGTTAATGATTCTCGCCATGAAGATATTATGacaaaatactataaaaaagGACGGATCGTTTCATTGATAATACTGTATCTCGGTTATGCTTCTGGATTGTCTTTCATCGTCAAAGCATTACCCTTTGGAGAGAGTCTGCCGTTCAAGGTTCGACTAAATTCCAcgttagactgcggatgtttatgcaagcTCAGTTAGTGAATTTAAATAGGGATTTGTATTATTCactatttgttataataaacaCTTTGGATGTTTTTATGTTCTTAGACATCATGTGCACTCTGTATAAAAACACAGCCATAAATATTAGGACACCTTCTCGTTACACGTATTAGGAAATTACAACAAAATTTACTCTATTTCGTATCTTACACTGTAAGacatattatatgtaagaCATAAATAAACGACATAACGAATCTATAATAAAACagctgaaaaataaaaacaaccAAATACATGGTATTTGTACTAAATGTTAGCTGATGTCCTGATACTAATGGCcgcatgtatgtatattttgatatatttataatataggagtacagagaaatataaaatttcaaaatgaaaattattatttcgcgTAAAATGATCAATTCCTAATTTTTTAACTGTGACGTGCCTTACCTCTCTTTAGATGTTCCAAAACTCGGCGAATTCATCGGCAAATCTAAAAGGTTCCTtggaaatgaattatttcctGGCAAGCTATTGTGTGTTTGGCTCACTACCATTGCTCCAGCAGATCTGCGTATTGATATTGCAGGCAATGCACATTTTCGTCAACGCGGTTGCTCATTGCGCCAACGATGGATTATTCTTCAGCTTAACGATGCATCTGTGTGGCCAGTTCGAGGTTCTCAAGATGAATTTTACCAAGTTCGAGCTGCAGGAATTTGGCTGCCACAAAAAGCTTCGATTTCTCGTGAAACGACACTGTCAGCTCCTGATGCTGGCCAATGATCTCGAGGAAACCTTCAATATGATCATTCTTGTACAGCTACTGATGAGCGCATTGTTGATTTGCGTCGAAGGTAAAAAtatgctatttttatttcctttttacctattttcttcattttctctgtaatatgaaattgataGTATCATATATGACAATCCAATGCACTGGCCACAACAGCAATACcgacgattaaaatataagacCTGTACCAACAAAATCGAATTAGAAGATATACGAGATGATACAAAATTCAAAACGCAAACTCTAATCCACGTATTTTATAAGGAATTAAAAATCCTAACAATGCACCGGTACagatctataaaattaatatgaaaaatcgCGTCATTTTGATCACACTGCCACTTCTTCTGTTAAAAGATTAAATGACTGGTTTTTTCTAAACCGTGTTAAACTAAATTCATGTAAAAACAGACCTAAgagtaattaatatattactttgATTATCATATCAGGTTTTGTGTTCCTGGTCTGTCTGGCCACGAGAGACAACGTCGGTGCATTGAAAAGCGTCGTTCTGATGGTGACGTTACTCATACAGCTGTACCTTTACGCCTATGCAGGCGACGTTCTCGAGTCTCGATCCAATGAAATAGCGCATGGCGTCTACGATTCGCCTTGGTATCAACCTCGAGGACACGTAGCAAGGGATTTGATGATGATAATCAATCGCGGACACAGGTCGTACCACGTGACAGCTGGGAAATTCCTCTCGATGAACATATTCACATTCAAAGAAATTCTGAGGTCATCAGCTTCCTATTTGTCTGTTCTGAAAGTAATGATGGACACGTGAAAACCATTTGATCGCGAGTGCTATGTATTTCTTTCGCGACCCTCGATACATCCCTCGCGTACCAAAAGCAATATTACTGTTATACGACGAGGAAGAGCAACGAAATATTCTCTTACGTAAGACTCAAACCTTCACAAACATACCTATGCACGAAGCATGCTATAAGCTATTAATCATGAGTATACAATGGTTTGGATCAGTGTATGTGAATAAATAAGGATTTTTCCAGAGTGCAATTTTAAGACAAACTGATTACGAGCGTCCCATCGTTT
Encoded here:
- the LOC122575885 gene encoding uncharacterized protein LOC122575885, with the translated sequence MKESSDEDFAYAMTPLKIMSWPVGTWPLQVYDIFSAIRAIITILLLLLMLIIVQMELYLDSSDAKKNLDALLLITCGILALSKIIRFRIQPDGLVSNFISAIRDYNELKDQEKRVIMRRHAYMGRLVSASVIFSSCIGSTLYLTIPILAGNEEKDIVNVTKESIMDYPIPSECVMGVIQLPDNLFFMVFIIEYLMLLFTSTGNLGSDTLFFGIIFHLCGQVEILRLEFNRLGNKNERTMERFIVLIKRHIYLLNLTHMLNETISSILVMQLLSSCVLICTTGFQLILDLSIGNIVMMIKGFIVLNAMLVQLFAYSYVGDYLTRQMKGISDSVYFCNWYDISKSMAKDIIYVIMRAQYPVFLKAGNFFIVNMETYMSILKTSMSYLSVLRVMSFSRMKESSRKDFAYAMTPMKIVSWPVGTWPLQNYGFFSAMRGIIVISLVLLMLAILQMEMYLDSGDAGKNVDALILITSGVVALSKIIWFRIRPAGLISNFTSAVKDYEELEGQDKRLIVRRHAYIGRVASATVIFSSYIGSTLYMTIPMLAGNEEKHIVNVTEESTTDYPIPSEYVMAVIQLPDNLYFMVFIIEYLMLLFTSTGNLGSDSLLFGIIFHLCGQVEILKLEFNKLANENERIMERFIVLIKRHVYLLNLAKMLNETISSVLVVQLFTSCILICTTGFQFILDLSVGNIVMAMKTFIVMSCLLVQLFAYSYVGEYLKRQMESVGDSVYFCSWYHIPKNVAKGIVFVIMKSQDPVSLKAGKFFIVNMETYMNILKTSMSYLSVLRVMVNP
- the LOC122575729 gene encoding odorant receptor 22c-like, which translates into the protein MREKAAIEEYARNFLVQETVLKVVGIWPTRNGSSFGRWIFAMMTQVSTICSLSLEVYRHCLDIDDTMDAFVMDLSSIVSLAKLFIMRRNSKHAYVLINSVLKDWSAVNDSRHEDIMTKYYKKGRIVSLIILYLGYASGLSFIVKALPFGESLPFKMFQNSANSSANLKGSLEMNYFLASYCVFGSLPLLQQICVLILQAMHIFVNAVAHCANDGLFFSLTMHLCGQFEVLKMNFTKFELQEFGCHKKLRFLVKRHCQLLMLANDLEETFNMIILVQLLMSALLICVEGFVFLVCLATRDNVGALKSVVLMVTLLIQLYLYAYAGDVLESRSNEIAHGVYDSPWYQPRGHVARDLMMIINRGHRSYHVTAGKFLSMNIFTFKEILRSSASYLSVLKVMMDT